The segment TTGATCTGCCGATCGACCCGTTCCGTAAGCTCCTGCGAGCCTTCCGCGCCGACGTCGAGTTCACGCCGTTCGACACCTTCGACGCCTTGCTCGACTACTGCCGGTGTTCGGCCGATCCTGTCGGACACTTGATTCTCGGCCTCTTCGGCTATCGCGACGCGGAGCGCCAGCAGCTCGCCGACCAGATTTGCACCGGTCTGCAACTTGCCAATTTCTGGCAAGACGTCGCCGTCGATGCGGCAAAGGGGAGACTGTATGTTCCCCGCGAAGATCTCGTGCGCTTCGGTTGTTCAACCACCGAGGTCGAGACCGGAACGCAGAACACGGCGCTGCGCGAACTGATGAAGTTCGAGGTCGAGCGCGCCAGCGCCATGCTCAGGAGCGGGCTCGCTCTGGCGGCGCTTGTCGATCCCCGGCTGGCGCGTGAAGTGTGCTTGTTCGCGTGGGGCGGCTTGGCGATTCTGCGGGAGATAGAGCTGGCTGACTACGACGTGTTCACGCGTCGGCCGACGTTGTCGAGGCGGGCTAAGCTCGGGCTGGTCCTTCAGGCATTGCTGACGCCCGCGCGCGCGCCCCACCACAAGCCGCCCCTAACATCAGCGGTACCGGTGGCGGCGCAGCCTGCCGAGCTAGTCACCAACGTCTCTTCACTGCGCGTGCTGCGCAACGCGTACGCGTACTGCCAGCAGGTGACGCGGTGCAGCTCGAGCAACTTCTATTACGCCTTCCGCCTGCTGGGTCCGGAGCGGCGCGAGGCGCTGTACGCCGTCTACGCCTTCTGCCGTTTCGTCGACGACATCGCTGATGACCAGGGCCGCCGTGATCCCGCGTCACTGCTGGCGGAATGGCGCGCCGAGCTGGCGCGGGTGTACGCCGGCACGCCCACGCATCCGATCGGGTTGGCGCTTGCTGATTCGGTCCAGCGCTTCGCGCTGCCGCAGTCGCTCTTCGTCGAGTTGATCGAGGGGGTGGAGATGGATCTCACCCGGCGGCGCTACGCTACCTTCGACGAGCTGTACGAGTACTGCTACCGCGTGGCGTCAACCGTTGGCCTGATGTGCATCGAGATCTTTGGCTATCAGCAGCCGAGCGCGCGCGACTATGCGGTCGACCTGGGGATCGCCTTCCAGCTCACCAATATTCTGCGCGATGTGCTGGAGGATTCCCGGCGCGGACGTATCTACCTGCCGCTCGAAGACGTGCGCCGTTTCGGCTGTACCGAAGCCGAACTGCTCGGCGGCCGCTACTCGCCCCGTATCGGGGCGTTGATGGCCTTCGAGTGCGGCCGCGCCCGCGCCTACTACCTGCGGGCGCGGGGCGTGCTTGCCACCGAGGACCGCGGTTCGCTGGCTGCCGCCGAAGCGATGCGGTCGATCTATGAGCGGCTGCTCGATCGCCTCGAGGCGCGGCACTTCAACGTCTTCGGCCCGAAGGTGACGCTCCCGCGCTATGAGAAGCTCACGCTCGCCCTGGCCGCGTGGGGACGCTGCCAATTGGCGGTGCGCACGTCATGAAGCGCGTTGCCGTCATCGGTGGAGGCTTTGCCGGATTGGCGGCTGGCGTCGAGCTGGCGGCCCGTGGCTGCGCGGTGACGCTCTTGGAAGCCCGTCCGCGCCTTGGTGGCCGAGCCTACTCCTTCCGGGACGACGAAAGCGGTGAGATCGTTGACAACGGACAGCACGCGCTCATGGGTTGCTACCGGCACACCCTCGCCTTTCTCGATCGCATCGGGGCGACGCCGAAGCTGGTGCGCCAGCGCAATTTGCACGTACAGATGATCCACCCGCAACGCGGCGCGGGTGCCATCGCCTGCGCGCTCCTGCCGAGCCCGTTGCATCTGCTCAGCGGCATTCTGCGTTACCCGCTGCTGACGCGAACGGAGCAGCTCCTCGCCCTGCGCGGCGGCATGCGGGTGATGGCCATGCAGCGGCGCCACGACCCGCGGCTGACGGAGTGGACCGTCGCCCATCTGCTCTCCGTGCTCGGCCAGTCGCCGAACGCCTGCGCCGCCTTTTGGTATCCGGTGGCGGTCGCCACCTTGAACGAGTCCCCGACACTGGCCGCGGCTGCGCCGTTCGCTGAGGTCCTGGCGCGGGCGTTCTTCCGGTCGCGCGCCGACTCCCAATTCGTGCTGCCGAAGGTCGGCTTGAGCGAACTGTACACCGATGATGCACGTGGCTACATCGAAGCGCGCGGCGGCCGTGTCGAGTTGAAGTCATCGGTGGCCGCGCTGGCGATGACGGACGACTGCGTGACCGGGCTGCGGCTGCGCGACGGGACAGAGATCGAGACCGACGCGTGCATCAGCACCATCCCGCCAAGGGCGCTGGCGGCGCTGCTGCCGGATGCAATCCGAGGCCGCGGCGAGCTGGCGGGACTCGACCAGTTCGAGACCTCGCCGATCGTGTCGGTCCACCTCTGGTTCGATCGTCGCATTGTGACAGACGCATTCGTGGGTTTGATCGGGACGACGACGCAATGGGTGTTCAACCGTAGCCAGCTCAGCGGTCAAGGCAACGGAACGACTCAGTGCCTGAGCGCCGTCATCAGCGCTGGCCGAGAGATAATTGATTGGCCGACGACCCGCATTGTCGCAACGGTGGTGGCGGATCTGCAGGCGCTGATTCCGGCCGCGCGCGCTGCCCGTCTGCAGCAATCGGTTGTGGTCAAGGAGAAGCAGGCGACCATCTCGCCGACCCCGGCGGCTGAACGACTGCGGCCCGCGGCCCCGACCCGTATCGACAACTTCTTCTTA is part of the Candidatus Binatia bacterium genome and harbors:
- the hpnC gene encoding squalene synthase HpnC; this translates as MQERYQAQSIADAYRHCWQIAVSHYENFTVGSWLLPRHLRHHIAAIYAFARTADDLADEGDLEPAERLSRLEAWGGELEACYRGQATHPIFVALRHTAERFDLPIDPFRKLLRAFRADVEFTPFDTFDALLDYCRCSADPVGHLILGLFGYRDAERQQLADQICTGLQLANFWQDVAVDAAKGRLYVPREDLVRFGCSTTEVETGTQNTALRELMKFEVERASAMLRSGLALAALVDPRLAREVCLFAWGGLAILREIELADYDVFTRRPTLSRRAKLGLVLQALLTPARAPHHKPPLTSAVPVAAQPAELVTNVSSLRVLRNAYAYCQQVTRCSSSNFYYAFRLLGPERREALYAVYAFCRFVDDIADDQGRRDPASLLAEWRAELARVYAGTPTHPIGLALADSVQRFALPQSLFVELIEGVEMDLTRRRYATFDELYEYCYRVASTVGLMCIEIFGYQQPSARDYAVDLGIAFQLTNILRDVLEDSRRGRIYLPLEDVRRFGCTEAELLGGRYSPRIGALMAFECGRARAYYLRARGVLATEDRGSLAAAEAMRSIYERLLDRLEARHFNVFGPKVTLPRYEKLTLALAAWGRCQLAVRTS
- the hpnE gene encoding hydroxysqualene dehydroxylase HpnE, with the protein product MKRVAVIGGGFAGLAAGVELAARGCAVTLLEARPRLGGRAYSFRDDESGEIVDNGQHALMGCYRHTLAFLDRIGATPKLVRQRNLHVQMIHPQRGAGAIACALLPSPLHLLSGILRYPLLTRTEQLLALRGGMRVMAMQRRHDPRLTEWTVAHLLSVLGQSPNACAAFWYPVAVATLNESPTLAAAAPFAEVLARAFFRSRADSQFVLPKVGLSELYTDDARGYIEARGGRVELKSSVAALAMTDDCVTGLRLRDGTEIETDACISTIPPRALAALLPDAIRGRGELAGLDQFETSPIVSVHLWFDRRIVTDAFVGLIGTTTQWVFNRSQLSGQGNGTTQCLSAVISAGREIIDWPTTRIVATVVADLQALIPAARAARLQQSVVVKEKQATISPTPAAERLRPAAPTRIDNFFLAGDWTSTGLPPTIESAVFSGHRAAELVAERLEASHRTAPAAHAFAGVEGM